In Brienomyrus brachyistius isolate T26 chromosome 3, BBRACH_0.4, whole genome shotgun sequence, the following proteins share a genomic window:
- the edaradd gene encoding ectodysplasin-A receptor-associated adapter protein isoform X1, whose protein sequence is MASLKAFQEQTDHIISEPVEDTDPSCFESKMSLKSTHPVQVTEPQDPVTLQLTSMPPGYLTPSSERIQQPVDSGSKYVYPGTISSDLFKELQCSNGSCDKCCCLAPPPKISDLMNDEDLLYTLRLKLDPSHCTIKNWKNFASRWGMTYDELVLLEHRTQGSAHSPTQEFLRRYNEKSVTELTELCRIYQRIDVLRVLQRWVENDWPSRWQKAH, encoded by the exons ATGGCGAGTTTGAAGGCGTTTCAGGAGCAGACTG ATCATATCATCTCTGAGCCAGTGGAGGATACTGATCCCAGCTGCTTTGAATCAAAAATG TCCTTAAAATCCACCCATCCTGTTCAAGTCACGGAGCCTCAAG ACCCAGTGACCTTGCAGCTAACGTCCATGCCGCCTGGTTACCTGACGCCTTCCTCTGAACGGATACAGCAG CCGGTTGACAGTGGGAGCAAGTATGTATATCCCGGAACAATTTCATCAG ATTTATTCAAAGAACTGCAGTGTTCAAATGGCTCCTGTGACAAGTGCTGTTGCCTGGCACCCCCACCCAAGATCAGTGACCTGATGAATGACGAGGACCTTCTCTACACGCTACGCCTGAAGCTGGACCCCAGCCATTGCACCATCAAGAACTGGAAGAACTTCGCCAGTCGCTGGGGCATGACCTATGACGAGCTAGTGCTGCTGGAGCACCGGACACAGGGCTCTGCTCACAGCCCCACACAGGAGTTCCTGCGACGCTACAACGAGAAGAGTGTCACAGAGCTCACCGAGCTGTGCCGAATCTACCAGCGCATTGACGTGCTGCGTGTGCTGCAGCGGTGGGTGGAGAATGACTGGCCGTCCCgctggcagaaagcacattag
- the edaradd gene encoding ectodysplasin-A receptor-associated adapter protein isoform X2, translating into MTSPDYACGDHIISEPVEDTDPSCFESKMSLKSTHPVQVTEPQDPVTLQLTSMPPGYLTPSSERIQQPVDSGSKYVYPGTISSDLFKELQCSNGSCDKCCCLAPPPKISDLMNDEDLLYTLRLKLDPSHCTIKNWKNFASRWGMTYDELVLLEHRTQGSAHSPTQEFLRRYNEKSVTELTELCRIYQRIDVLRVLQRWVENDWPSRWQKAH; encoded by the exons ATCATATCATCTCTGAGCCAGTGGAGGATACTGATCCCAGCTGCTTTGAATCAAAAATG TCCTTAAAATCCACCCATCCTGTTCAAGTCACGGAGCCTCAAG ACCCAGTGACCTTGCAGCTAACGTCCATGCCGCCTGGTTACCTGACGCCTTCCTCTGAACGGATACAGCAG CCGGTTGACAGTGGGAGCAAGTATGTATATCCCGGAACAATTTCATCAG ATTTATTCAAAGAACTGCAGTGTTCAAATGGCTCCTGTGACAAGTGCTGTTGCCTGGCACCCCCACCCAAGATCAGTGACCTGATGAATGACGAGGACCTTCTCTACACGCTACGCCTGAAGCTGGACCCCAGCCATTGCACCATCAAGAACTGGAAGAACTTCGCCAGTCGCTGGGGCATGACCTATGACGAGCTAGTGCTGCTGGAGCACCGGACACAGGGCTCTGCTCACAGCCCCACACAGGAGTTCCTGCGACGCTACAACGAGAAGAGTGTCACAGAGCTCACCGAGCTGTGCCGAATCTACCAGCGCATTGACGTGCTGCGTGTGCTGCAGCGGTGGGTGGAGAATGACTGGCCGTCCCgctggcagaaagcacattag
- the edaradd gene encoding ectodysplasin-A receptor-associated adapter protein isoform X3 → MSLKSTHPVQVTEPQDPVTLQLTSMPPGYLTPSSERIQQPVDSGSKYVYPGTISSDLFKELQCSNGSCDKCCCLAPPPKISDLMNDEDLLYTLRLKLDPSHCTIKNWKNFASRWGMTYDELVLLEHRTQGSAHSPTQEFLRRYNEKSVTELTELCRIYQRIDVLRVLQRWVENDWPSRWQKAH, encoded by the exons ATG TCCTTAAAATCCACCCATCCTGTTCAAGTCACGGAGCCTCAAG ACCCAGTGACCTTGCAGCTAACGTCCATGCCGCCTGGTTACCTGACGCCTTCCTCTGAACGGATACAGCAG CCGGTTGACAGTGGGAGCAAGTATGTATATCCCGGAACAATTTCATCAG ATTTATTCAAAGAACTGCAGTGTTCAAATGGCTCCTGTGACAAGTGCTGTTGCCTGGCACCCCCACCCAAGATCAGTGACCTGATGAATGACGAGGACCTTCTCTACACGCTACGCCTGAAGCTGGACCCCAGCCATTGCACCATCAAGAACTGGAAGAACTTCGCCAGTCGCTGGGGCATGACCTATGACGAGCTAGTGCTGCTGGAGCACCGGACACAGGGCTCTGCTCACAGCCCCACACAGGAGTTCCTGCGACGCTACAACGAGAAGAGTGTCACAGAGCTCACCGAGCTGTGCCGAATCTACCAGCGCATTGACGTGCTGCGTGTGCTGCAGCGGTGGGTGGAGAATGACTGGCCGTCCCgctggcagaaagcacattag